In uncultured Bacteroides sp., the following proteins share a genomic window:
- a CDS encoding UDP-N-acetyl glucosamine 2-epimerase, which yields MEQKLPKFDYSDVHFQENGKLKLIIIVGTRPEIIRLAAVINKCRQYFDVVLAHTGQNYDYNLNGIFFRDLKLAEPEVYMDAVGDDLGATCGNIINCSYKLFAQTQPDAVLVLGDTNSCLSVIGAKRLHIPIFHMEAGNRCKDECLPEETNRRIVDIISDVNMAYSEHARRYLADCGLPKERTYVTGSPMAEVLHNNLEDIEASDVHQRLGLEKGKYILLSAHREENIDTEKNFLSLFNAINAMAEKYDMPILYSCHPRSRNRLAASGFQLDRRVIQQEPLGFHDYNCLQMNAFAVVSDSGTLPEESSFFTSVGHPFPAICIRTSTERPEALDKADFIIAGIDEKSLLQAVDTAVELCKDGHHGIPVPDYVDENVSTKVVKIIQSYVGIVNKMVWRKF from the coding sequence ATGGAACAGAAACTTCCAAAATTCGATTATAGCGACGTACACTTCCAGGAGAACGGTAAGCTTAAGCTCATTATCATCGTGGGAACACGTCCCGAGATTATCCGTCTTGCAGCTGTTATCAACAAGTGCCGTCAGTACTTCGACGTGGTTCTCGCTCATACAGGTCAGAATTACGACTACAATCTCAATGGCATCTTCTTCCGTGACCTGAAGCTCGCAGAGCCAGAGGTATACATGGATGCTGTGGGCGACGACCTTGGTGCTACTTGTGGTAACATCATCAACTGCAGCTACAAGCTCTTTGCACAAACCCAACCCGACGCAGTGCTCGTTCTGGGTGACACCAATTCATGTCTGTCAGTTATTGGTGCAAAGCGTCTGCATATTCCTATCTTCCACATGGAAGCCGGGAACCGTTGCAAGGACGAGTGCCTGCCCGAGGAGACTAACCGTCGCATCGTGGATATTATCAGCGATGTAAACATGGCCTACTCAGAGCATGCTCGTCGCTACCTTGCCGACTGCGGTCTACCAAAAGAGCGCACCTATGTCACCGGTTCGCCTATGGCTGAAGTGCTCCACAACAACCTCGAGGATATTGAGGCAAGTGATGTTCATCAACGTTTAGGTCTTGAGAAAGGCAAGTACATTCTCTTGAGCGCCCACCGTGAGGAGAACATCGATACCGAGAAGAACTTCCTCTCACTGTTCAATGCTATCAATGCCATGGCAGAGAAGTATGATATGCCCATTCTTTACAGCTGCCACCCACGCTCACGCAATCGTCTGGCAGCATCAGGCTTCCAACTCGATCGGCGCGTTATCCAGCAGGAACCACTCGGTTTTCACGATTACAACTGCCTTCAGATGAACGCCTTTGCAGTGGTATCCGATTCCGGAACCCTTCCAGAAGAATCTTCTTTCTTTACCAGTGTAGGACATCCATTCCCAGCTATCTGTATCCGTACTTCAACAGAACGTCCGGAGGCTCTCGATAAGGCCGACTTCATCATAGCAGGTATCGACGAGAAGTCATTGCTTCAGGCGGTAGATACGGCCGTTGAGCTTTGCAAGGATGGACATCATGGTATTCCTGTTCCCGATTATGTGGATGAGAACGTATCTACTAAGGTTGTGAAGATTATTCAGAGCTATGTGGGTATAGTAAATAAGATGGTTTGGAGGAAATTCTAA
- a CDS encoding polysaccharide biosynthesis protein: MSIFAGKTLMITGGTGSFGNAVLNRFLRTDIAEIRIFSRDEKKQDDMRHEYQAKYPDVAHKIKFFIGDVRDLQSCKNAMSGVDYIFHAAALKQVPSCEFFPMEAVKTNVIGTDNVLTAAIEAGVGAVICLSTDKAAYPINAMGITKAIEEKIAVAKSRYSGNTKICCTRYGNVMCSRGSVIPLWIEQIRNGHPVTLTESSMTRFIMSLEEAVDLVLFAFEHGDNGDILVQKAPACTIQTQAEAVCELFGGKKEEIKVIGIRHGEKMYETLLTNEECAKAEDMGDFYRVPADNRGLNYDKFFSEGEAERNKLTEFNSDNTRRLNLEETKEKIASLEYIQKELSGMGNFVQ; encoded by the coding sequence ATGAGCATTTTCGCAGGTAAAACCTTAATGATTACCGGTGGTACCGGTTCGTTTGGAAACGCCGTTCTCAATCGTTTTCTCCGTACTGACATTGCAGAGATTCGTATTTTCTCTCGTGACGAGAAGAAGCAGGACGATATGCGTCACGAGTATCAGGCAAAATATCCCGATGTAGCACATAAAATCAAGTTCTTCATAGGTGACGTTCGTGATCTCCAGTCTTGCAAGAACGCAATGTCAGGTGTCGATTACATCTTCCATGCAGCAGCATTGAAGCAGGTACCTTCCTGTGAGTTTTTTCCCATGGAAGCCGTGAAGACCAACGTTATCGGAACCGATAATGTTCTTACCGCTGCTATCGAAGCTGGCGTTGGTGCCGTTATCTGTCTGTCAACCGATAAGGCCGCATATCCAATAAACGCAATGGGTATTACCAAGGCCATTGAGGAGAAAATTGCAGTTGCCAAATCCCGCTATTCCGGCAACACCAAAATATGCTGCACCCGCTACGGTAATGTAATGTGCTCTCGTGGTTCAGTCATTCCTTTGTGGATCGAACAGATCCGTAATGGACACCCCGTCACCCTGACCGAATCCAGCATGACCCGTTTCATCATGTCTCTTGAGGAGGCTGTTGATCTTGTTCTCTTTGCCTTTGAGCATGGAGACAACGGCGATATTCTCGTTCAGAAGGCACCGGCTTGTACCATCCAGACTCAGGCAGAGGCAGTTTGCGAGCTCTTTGGTGGTAAGAAAGAAGAGATCAAGGTCATCGGTATCCGTCATGGTGAGAAGATGTACGAAACCCTGCTCACAAATGAGGAGTGTGCAAAGGCAGAGGATATGGGCGACTTCTATCGTGTTCCTGCCGACAACCGTGGTCTGAACTACGATAAGTTTTTCTCAGAGGGCGAAGCTGAGCGTAACAAGCTCACCGAATTCAATTCAGACAACACCCGTCGTCTCAACCTTGAAGAGACCAAGGAGAAGATCGCTTCCCTGGAATACATCCAGAAGGAACTCTCTGGTATGGGTAACTTCGTACAGTAA
- a CDS encoding capsular polysaccharide biosynthesis protein CapF, whose product MKVLVTGAKGFVGKNLCAQLNNIKEGKAKCYGDLQIEEVFEYDLDSTPEELEKFCKESDFVFNLAGVNRPQNQEDFMKGNFGFASTLLDTLKKCKNNSPVMISSSIQATLAGRFGTSEYGKSKKEGEELMFGYGKETGAPVFVYRFPNLFGKWCRPNYNSAVATFCNNIANDLPIQVNDRSVEMELLYVDDLVDEMIGALKGESHRCEFDGVEPVPTEEGRYCYVPTTHKTTLGEIVDLICSFAEQPKTLMIPEIPANSFAKKLYSTYLSYLPKEKVAYDLKMNVDQRGSFTELVHTLNCGQVSINISKPGITKGQHWHHTKWELFIVVAGHGLIQLRKEGDPEVLNYEVSGDRIQAVHMLPGYTHNIINLSDTQDLVTVMYCNEIFDPNKPDTYFDPVEK is encoded by the coding sequence ATGAAAGTACTGGTAACTGGTGCGAAGGGTTTTGTTGGCAAGAACCTTTGTGCACAGCTTAACAATATAAAGGAAGGTAAAGCCAAATGCTATGGCGACCTTCAAATTGAAGAAGTTTTTGAATACGATCTTGATTCCACTCCAGAAGAACTTGAGAAGTTCTGCAAAGAGAGCGATTTCGTATTCAATCTTGCAGGCGTCAACCGTCCACAGAATCAGGAAGACTTCATGAAGGGCAACTTTGGCTTTGCAAGCACATTGTTGGATACCCTGAAGAAATGCAAGAATAACTCTCCTGTGATGATCAGTTCCAGCATTCAAGCCACCCTCGCAGGCCGTTTCGGAACTTCTGAGTACGGCAAGAGCAAGAAGGAAGGCGAAGAACTCATGTTCGGGTACGGGAAGGAGACCGGTGCACCCGTGTTTGTTTACCGTTTCCCCAACCTTTTCGGCAAGTGGTGCCGCCCCAACTACAACTCTGCTGTAGCCACCTTCTGCAATAACATTGCCAATGATCTCCCCATTCAAGTCAACGATCGCAGCGTAGAAATGGAACTCCTCTATGTCGATGATCTTGTTGACGAAATGATTGGAGCACTCAAGGGCGAGAGCCACAGGTGTGAGTTTGATGGTGTCGAACCCGTACCCACCGAAGAGGGGCGTTATTGCTATGTGCCTACCACCCACAAGACTACCCTTGGTGAAATCGTCGATCTCATCTGTTCTTTTGCAGAGCAGCCAAAGACTTTGATGATCCCCGAGATACCTGCCAATAGTTTTGCCAAGAAACTTTATAGCACCTATCTCAGCTATCTACCCAAGGAAAAAGTAGCTTACGACCTCAAGATGAATGTCGACCAGAGAGGCAGTTTCACAGAGCTCGTTCACACCCTCAACTGCGGTCAGGTCAGCATCAACATCTCCAAACCGGGAATAACCAAGGGGCAGCACTGGCACCACACCAAGTGGGAACTCTTCATCGTCGTTGCCGGTCACGGACTCATCCAGCTCCGCAAGGAAGGAGATCCAGAGGTACTGAACTATGAAGTAAGTGGCGACCGTATTCAGGCTGTTCACATGCTCCCTGGCTACACTCACAATATCATTAACCTCTCCGATACACAGGATTTGGTAACGGTGATGTACTGCAACGAAATATTCGATCCCAATAAGCCCGACACCTATTTCGACCCGGTAGAGAAATAA